The following coding sequences lie in one Haladaptatus sp. DJG-WS-42 genomic window:
- a CDS encoding UPF0179 family protein, with product MPKVSLIGSRLAEVGTEFIYQGESSACEGCPYRNQCLNLTDGTRYQVTGIRENAQTLDCAVHDAGVKAVEVEAVSVYANVAARGAYAGSKATLPGPCPYTECPSHEYCVPMGASFDTEYQIEEIVGEPPHDYCMLDRDLTLVKLAPEGE from the coding sequence ATGCCGAAGGTCTCGCTCATCGGTTCGCGTCTCGCGGAAGTCGGCACGGAGTTCATCTACCAAGGTGAATCGAGTGCCTGCGAGGGGTGTCCCTACCGCAACCAATGTCTCAACCTCACGGACGGGACGCGCTACCAAGTGACCGGTATCCGCGAAAACGCCCAGACGCTCGACTGTGCAGTTCACGACGCGGGCGTCAAAGCCGTGGAAGTCGAAGCCGTCTCCGTCTACGCAAACGTCGCCGCTCGCGGCGCATATGCCGGGAGTAAAGCCACCCTTCCCGGGCCGTGTCCGTACACCGAGTGCCCGAGCCACGAATACTGCGTCCCGATGGGCGCGAGCTTCGATACGGAATATCAAATCGAAGAAATCGTCGGGGAGCCACCTCACGACTACTGCATGCTAGACCGCGACCTCACGCTCGTGAAACTCGCTCCCGAAGGCGAGTAA
- a CDS encoding MFS transporter, which produces MAVSKWRSYGVLSGLFFLTAGFIAYAIAPASVLPLFMESFAIDRSTASASISAVFFTWALLQIPGGYVLDRYDNRRLVLGGGAVFVLAAASSVFVTSYAVFLAFRLLSGACAVFIVVGSVNVLSRTVAETNRALSLSVFIASPPLGVALAQFAGPQLALASSWQTAFLAYIALALVGYLLFFLALRDPIPVSGRVSIRQFATTLRNPHVLLISVANLCTYAVWTFLTTWMPSYGTDVLGINLAAAGAATALVPLAGIVARPGGGWLSEVLEGRLRPVILVSFAATVPMLYGLSSAPSPVVFAVFLALTGAAVNLSVGLYLVYVNRLTDASTQGTSLSVLLTFSQVGNLIAPVVGGWVITQLSWTAGFGFAGLLAVLGFITILLAPATRDSVTRPRTE; this is translated from the coding sequence ATGGCGGTGTCGAAGTGGCGGAGCTACGGCGTTCTCAGCGGACTGTTTTTCCTCACTGCTGGGTTCATCGCCTACGCCATCGCCCCCGCAAGCGTCCTGCCGCTGTTCATGGAGTCGTTTGCTATCGATAGATCGACGGCGAGTGCATCGATTAGCGCCGTGTTCTTCACGTGGGCGTTGTTGCAGATTCCGGGCGGCTACGTGCTCGACCGCTACGATAACCGACGGCTCGTCCTCGGCGGCGGCGCGGTGTTCGTCCTTGCGGCCGCAAGCAGTGTTTTCGTCACGTCCTATGCCGTGTTCTTGGCGTTTCGACTGCTGAGCGGGGCGTGTGCCGTGTTCATCGTCGTTGGGAGCGTGAACGTTCTCAGCCGAACCGTCGCAGAGACGAACCGCGCTCTCAGCCTCAGTGTCTTCATCGCAAGCCCGCCACTCGGCGTCGCCCTCGCACAGTTTGCAGGCCCGCAACTCGCGCTTGCCTCCAGCTGGCAGACGGCATTTCTCGCCTACATCGCGCTCGCTCTCGTGGGCTATCTGCTCTTTTTCCTCGCCCTGCGCGACCCCATCCCCGTGAGCGGCCGGGTGTCGATTCGACAGTTCGCCACGACGCTCCGAAATCCCCACGTGTTGCTCATCTCGGTGGCCAACCTCTGTACCTACGCGGTGTGGACGTTCCTCACGACGTGGATGCCGAGTTACGGCACGGACGTCCTCGGCATCAATCTCGCTGCGGCAGGGGCGGCAACGGCGCTCGTTCCGCTCGCAGGAATCGTCGCGCGACCCGGCGGTGGCTGGCTGTCGGAGGTTCTCGAAGGGCGGCTGCGCCCCGTCATCCTCGTGTCGTTTGCGGCGACGGTGCCGATGCTCTATGGGCTGAGCAGTGCCCCGTCGCCGGTGGTGTTCGCGGTGTTTCTCGCCCTGACCGGCGCGGCGGTTAACCTTTCTGTCGGCCTCTATCTCGTCTACGTAAATCGGCTCACTGACGCAAGCACGCAGGGCACGAGTCTGTCTGTACTCCTTACCTTCTCGCAAGTTGGGAACCTCATCGCGCCGGTTGTCGGCGGCTGGGTCATCACCCAACTCTCGTGGACGGCAGGGTTCGGCTTCGCCGGTCTGCTCGCAGTACTTGGGTTCATCACAATCCTCCTTGCACCTGCCACGCGCGACTCCGTGACTCGTCCTCGCACCGAGTAG
- a CDS encoding DUF309 domain-containing protein: protein MDDHTRDPSVKPPRGNPTGWRADGQWEHATLRRAVVHGVRLYNSGEFHESHDCFEDEWYNYGAGKTESKFLHGMVQVAAGAYKHFDFEDDAGMRSLFTTSLQYFQGVPHDFYGVDVPDVRTVLTNALTDPTVLHGWQIRLDDELPTARDADFAYAEALDH from the coding sequence ATGGACGACCACACCCGCGACCCCTCCGTGAAACCGCCGCGTGGAAATCCCACCGGCTGGCGTGCAGACGGCCAATGGGAACACGCCACGCTCCGGCGCGCCGTCGTCCACGGGGTACGGCTCTATAACTCAGGCGAGTTCCACGAGAGCCACGACTGCTTCGAGGACGAGTGGTACAACTACGGTGCGGGGAAGACCGAAAGCAAGTTTCTGCACGGGATGGTGCAGGTCGCCGCGGGCGCGTACAAGCACTTCGACTTCGAAGACGACGCGGGGATGCGGTCGCTGTTCACCACGTCACTCCAGTATTTTCAGGGCGTCCCTCACGATTTCTATGGCGTGGACGTGCCTGACGTGCGCACCGTGTTGACGAATGCGCTCACCGACCCGACCGTGCTCCACGGCTGGCAGATTCGACTCGATGACGAACTACCGACGGCGAGAGACGCAGATTTCGCGTACGCAGAAGCACTCGATCACTGA
- a CDS encoding succinylglutamate desuccinylase/aspartoacylase family protein, whose protein sequence is MRVHTLGSGDPEFAVVACLHGDELCGKNAIERFLAAKIPVEKPLKLIIANEEAIAEGERFLDEDLNRAFPGHENSESHEDRLAAAVLDELDGLQVLDLHSTVSFPEPFVFYHRLTSHTRRLLRATGLARAVNISHVGGGLINHVDGVAVECGLKGSDEASEHAYNVLVNFLASHRIIDHDHALSDPDVYRVTEVVPGAGYEFLGENFEEVEVGEVYATKDGEPEKVAGESFFPVLMSTGGYDHLIGFAAQRLGALSSLEDDPSDD, encoded by the coding sequence ATGCGTGTGCACACACTCGGTTCGGGCGATCCGGAGTTTGCGGTCGTCGCGTGCCTTCACGGAGACGAACTGTGCGGAAAGAACGCCATCGAGCGATTCCTCGCGGCGAAAATTCCCGTTGAAAAACCACTCAAACTCATCATCGCAAACGAGGAAGCCATCGCGGAAGGCGAGCGATTCCTCGACGAAGACCTGAACCGGGCGTTCCCGGGTCACGAAAACTCCGAGTCCCACGAAGACCGGCTCGCCGCCGCCGTCCTCGACGAACTCGACGGGCTCCAAGTGCTCGACCTCCACTCCACCGTGTCGTTCCCGGAACCGTTCGTGTTCTATCACCGCTTGACCTCGCATACCAGACGCCTGCTCCGGGCCACCGGCCTCGCGCGCGCCGTGAACATCAGCCACGTCGGCGGTGGACTCATCAACCACGTCGATGGCGTCGCCGTCGAATGTGGGCTAAAAGGGAGCGACGAGGCGAGCGAACACGCCTACAACGTGCTCGTAAACTTCCTCGCCTCTCACCGCATCATCGACCACGACCACGCCCTCTCCGACCCCGACGTGTACCGCGTGACTGAGGTCGTGCCGGGCGCAGGCTACGAGTTCTTGGGCGAGAACTTCGAGGAGGTCGAGGTTGGTGAGGTGTACGCGACCAAGGACGGCGAACCCGAAAAAGTCGCAGGCGAGTCGTTTTTCCCGGTGTTGATGTCCACGGGCGGGTATGACCACCTCATCGGGTTTGCGGCCCAACGGCTTGGTGCGCTTTCGTCGCTCGAAGACGACCCGAGCGACGACTGA
- a CDS encoding FAD-binding oxidoreductase produces MAKVGRTTEGATPVELTADAIQAFETRFAGPVITPGDPAYDETRALWNGVIDKRPALIAQCTGTADVVEAVALAREHDLPVAVRGGGHNVAGYASVDDGLVIDLSLMTGVLVDPVARTVLAQGGATLGHVDRETQLHGLATPLGVVSATGVAGLTLNGGLGHLRRKYGLACDNIVSVEIVTADGQVRTATVDQNDDLFWAIRGGGGNFGIVTSFEFRLYEVGPELPSLFVWYHGDDAVDVLKAYREYTKTASRDANTLAFTYAVPELAEFPKEAWGEPAVILFGAYDGPESDADAEFAPLKTLAAPIVDFSGTLPYVELQRLLDEDYPDGLRYYWKSVYLDDLTDEIIDHIVHTHGESPSSLSTVDVWHLGGAIADRDADETAFAHRDAPYMVTYEANWEDAAMDDANVAWGRTGISDLRQLEGVAGAYGNFPGFDEAPGDLLFGENYERLVEIKTTYDPTNLFKLNQNIVPRGASQADD; encoded by the coding sequence ATGGCAAAGGTGGGGCGGACGACTGAAGGCGCAACGCCTGTTGAACTTACGGCCGACGCGATACAGGCGTTCGAAACGCGATTTGCCGGGCCGGTCATCACACCCGGTGACCCCGCATACGACGAGACGCGGGCGCTCTGGAACGGCGTCATCGACAAACGACCGGCACTCATCGCACAGTGTACCGGCACGGCTGACGTGGTCGAAGCCGTCGCCCTCGCGCGCGAACACGACCTCCCGGTCGCGGTGCGCGGCGGGGGGCACAACGTCGCGGGCTACGCGAGCGTGGACGACGGCCTCGTCATCGACCTCTCGCTTATGACTGGCGTGTTGGTTGACCCGGTGGCCAGAACGGTTCTCGCACAGGGCGGAGCGACCCTCGGCCACGTAGACCGGGAGACGCAGTTGCACGGTCTCGCCACACCGCTCGGCGTCGTCTCCGCAACCGGCGTCGCCGGACTGACCCTGAACGGCGGGCTTGGCCACCTTCGACGGAAATACGGGCTCGCCTGTGACAACATCGTCTCGGTAGAAATCGTCACCGCAGACGGACAGGTGCGGACGGCGACCGTAGACCAGAACGACGACCTGTTCTGGGCGATTCGCGGCGGAGGGGGCAACTTCGGCATCGTCACGTCCTTCGAGTTCCGGTTGTACGAAGTCGGCCCGGAGCTGCCGTCGCTGTTCGTCTGGTATCACGGCGACGACGCGGTGGACGTGCTGAAAGCCTATCGTGAGTACACGAAAACAGCGTCCCGTGACGCGAATACGCTCGCGTTCACCTACGCGGTTCCCGAGTTAGCGGAGTTCCCGAAGGAGGCATGGGGCGAGCCAGCCGTCATTCTGTTCGGGGCGTACGACGGGCCTGAGTCGGATGCAGACGCCGAGTTCGCCCCTCTCAAGACGCTCGCAGCCCCGATTGTCGATTTCAGCGGCACGCTCCCGTATGTGGAGTTACAACGCTTACTCGACGAGGACTACCCCGACGGCCTGCGCTATTACTGGAAGTCCGTCTATCTAGACGACCTCACTGACGAAATTATCGACCACATCGTTCACACCCACGGAGAATCGCCCTCGTCGCTCTCGACCGTCGATGTCTGGCACCTCGGCGGCGCGATTGCAGACCGCGACGCAGACGAGACGGCGTTCGCTCACCGCGACGCGCCGTACATGGTCACCTACGAGGCGAACTGGGAGGATGCGGCGATGGACGACGCGAACGTGGCGTGGGGCAGAACCGGCATCAGCGACCTCCGCCAGCTTGAAGGCGTCGCTGGCGCATACGGCAACTTCCCCGGCTTCGATGAAGCACCCGGCGACCTCCTCTTTGGCGAGAACTACGAGCGGCTGGTCGAGATTAAAACAACGTACGACCCGACGAATCTGTTCAAATTGAATCAGAACATCGTCCCACGCGGCGCGTCGCAGGCGGACGACTAA
- a CDS encoding DUF5820 family protein, protein MSSFESLPAGWEVWSEEEDGRTVLAFRPDVFNTQDFPPVCLPTLYLTQGRRNRRPGIEHQLRPDDPWYITLYLEPDVSRPAESFDTREAAVSGALSLTERFASGEFDYRGLYQVPREDYLDKLDELTGREA, encoded by the coding sequence ATGAGTTCGTTCGAGTCACTCCCCGCTGGCTGGGAAGTCTGGTCTGAAGAGGAAGATGGGCGTACCGTCCTCGCCTTCCGTCCCGACGTGTTCAACACACAGGATTTCCCGCCCGTCTGCCTGCCAACGCTGTATCTAACGCAGGGACGGCGAAATCGACGCCCCGGCATCGAACACCAGCTTCGGCCCGACGACCCGTGGTACATCACGCTGTATCTGGAACCCGACGTGAGCCGCCCCGCAGAATCGTTCGACACTCGCGAAGCCGCCGTTTCGGGCGCGCTCTCGCTTACAGAACGCTTTGCTTCCGGCGAATTCGACTATCGCGGTCTGTATCAGGTACCCCGCGAGGACTATCTCGATAAACTGGACGAGTTGACGGGGCGCGAGGCTTAA
- a CDS encoding succinylglutamate desuccinylase/aspartoacylase family protein: protein MIVEQLGEGDPTIAVVAGIHGDEPCGVRAVERLLDEQPHVRRPVKLVIANEEALEAGVRFLDEDLNRTFPGDPDGDTHEARLAAMLADELDSCLTFSLHSTKSHAEPFAIFDEMTEYIQDIMPRLPISAVVETGNYVEGRLFTSVDTIEVECGLQGTHDAAENADRLTRAFLTATGVLPGDAPEKPVPHFRLQNKIPKGPAEEYEVFVENFEPVEVGKPFAAADGEVEVAREPFYPVLLSATGYRNVFGYTADYLGELRADG, encoded by the coding sequence ATGATAGTCGAACAGTTAGGGGAGGGCGACCCCACCATCGCCGTCGTCGCAGGCATCCACGGCGACGAACCCTGCGGCGTCCGCGCAGTCGAGCGATTGCTCGACGAACAGCCACACGTCCGCCGCCCGGTCAAACTCGTCATCGCAAACGAGGAGGCCCTCGAAGCAGGCGTTCGCTTCCTCGATGAAGACCTGAATCGTACCTTCCCCGGCGACCCCGACGGCGACACCCACGAAGCGCGCCTCGCCGCGATGCTCGCAGACGAACTCGACTCCTGTTTGACGTTCTCGCTTCATTCTACGAAATCGCACGCAGAGCCGTTCGCCATCTTCGATGAGATGACCGAATACATCCAAGACATCATGCCTCGGCTTCCCATCTCGGCCGTCGTTGAGACGGGCAACTACGTCGAAGGACGACTGTTCACGAGCGTCGATACCATCGAAGTCGAGTGTGGCCTCCAAGGCACACACGACGCTGCAGAGAACGCAGACCGCCTCACGCGGGCGTTTCTCACGGCCACTGGCGTCCTACCGGGCGACGCACCGGAAAAGCCAGTCCCCCACTTCCGGCTTCAGAATAAAATCCCAAAAGGCCCCGCAGAGGAGTACGAAGTGTTCGTCGAAAACTTCGAGCCAGTCGAGGTAGGCAAACCGTTCGCAGCCGCAGACGGTGAGGTCGAAGTGGCGCGTGAACCGTTCTATCCGGTGTTACTCTCCGCGACGGGCTACAGAAACGTGTTTGGCTACACCGCCGATTATCTCGGCGAGTTGCGCGCAGACGGTTAG
- a CDS encoding ABC transporter permease — protein MGLGRFLLKRVLQGVLVIWGVITVVFALRLVSPGDPANVLLPPDVDPATRARVIEELGLNQPLHIQYLDFLAGVPFGDFGTSLVSNTPVFSRVLARLPATLELAIVATIVAVIIAIPLGVISATRRHEPADYGATIFSLVGISTPNFWLGVMLIILLAVQFNVFPTSRRPVGLSMVFSMLAAGQFAGAADGFVNWLSHITLPAITLGTYFTALITRLTRSGMLDQLGKTYVRASRAKGLPETLVRYKHVLRNTLIPVITVIGLQLGTLIGGAVITEQVFNWPGLGTLIIDSISRRDWPVIQGSLIVVGVGFVLVNIVVDTLYAYINPRVGFD, from the coding sequence ATGGGCCTTGGACGTTTTCTCTTAAAACGGGTGCTACAGGGGGTGTTGGTTATCTGGGGAGTGATTACTGTCGTGTTCGCCCTCCGATTGGTCTCGCCGGGCGACCCAGCGAACGTGTTGCTCCCGCCGGATGTCGACCCAGCGACGCGGGCGCGCGTCATCGAGGAATTAGGCCTCAATCAGCCGCTACACATCCAGTATCTGGATTTCTTGGCTGGTGTTCCGTTCGGTGATTTCGGCACGTCGCTCGTGTCGAACACGCCCGTTTTTTCGCGGGTGCTCGCCCGGCTGCCAGCCACGCTGGAACTCGCAATCGTTGCGACGATTGTTGCGGTCATCATCGCCATCCCACTCGGCGTTATCAGCGCAACCCGTCGCCACGAACCCGCAGATTACGGCGCGACGATATTCTCGCTCGTCGGAATCAGCACGCCGAACTTCTGGCTTGGGGTCATGCTCATCATCCTCCTCGCCGTCCAGTTCAACGTCTTCCCGACGAGCCGCAGACCGGTCGGCCTCAGCATGGTGTTTTCGATGCTCGCCGCCGGGCAGTTTGCTGGCGCGGCTGACGGATTCGTAAACTGGCTCAGCCACATCACGCTCCCGGCGATTACGCTCGGGACGTACTTCACGGCGCTCATCACGCGACTGACCAGAAGCGGGATGCTCGACCAACTCGGGAAAACCTACGTCCGCGCCTCGCGCGCAAAGGGGCTCCCAGAGACGCTCGTGCGCTACAAGCACGTGCTTCGCAACACGCTCATCCCGGTCATCACGGTCATTGGCCTCCAGTTGGGGACGCTCATCGGCGGTGCGGTCATCACCGAACAGGTGTTCAACTGGCCCGGTCTTGGCACGCTAATCATCGACTCTATCAGCCGCCGTGACTGGCCGGTGATTCAGGGGTCGCTCATCGTCGTGGGCGTTGGCTTCGTCCTCGTGAACATCGTCGTAGACACGCTCTACGCCTACATCAATCCGAGAGTGGGGTTCGACTAA
- a CDS encoding ABC transporter substrate-binding protein — translation MPSNTVDRRTFLKLSGGAAASVALAGCTGGDTGDGETTEETTSGGDTTTTSGETSVGGEADFDLTITQGSLPSGLDPHDHRETPTEVVMLHVYEGVLTRDADGKVLESLATEWSRVDGENAVMFQLRDEVTFHNGDALTAEDVAFSINRIVNDDVGFASPQSDQLAGVTGAEAMDGAVKVTSDGLNPIVFSEFATYCDIMQKSWVEAREQADIAGDMNGTGPFMLDSYTEDEEVALTRYDDYWQDTAPAASVTFRGAAESSTRVNQLLAGESDIVVNVPPQEVQRVNSSDNATIAAAPSTRVIFNALRYDVEPFSSKAFRQALNYAVDVESINQNVLDGFAAATNQPTLPEFVGYNPDLPSYDYDPERAAELVEQSGHAGVELELHTPVGRYLKDLEIAEAVAGFVNDLPNVSVTVRQRDFGSLVDELLTGNIEDKPPWYLIGWGEATFDGGLVMTALLKSDGALTTFSNEQLDELLTRAGNESGETRAQTLMEANAVCNEEAPWVYLNQQYSVYGVNSALNWEARADERIDAYAITKN, via the coding sequence ATGCCATCAAATACCGTAGATCGGCGGACGTTCCTCAAGCTTTCAGGCGGCGCAGCAGCGAGTGTGGCGCTCGCTGGTTGTACCGGTGGCGACACGGGCGACGGAGAGACCACGGAAGAGACGACGTCTGGCGGTGACACCACGACCACGAGCGGTGAGACGAGCGTCGGCGGCGAAGCAGACTTCGACCTCACGATCACCCAAGGGTCGCTGCCCTCCGGACTCGACCCACACGACCACCGCGAAACGCCGACCGAGGTCGTCATGCTCCACGTGTATGAGGGCGTCCTCACGCGCGACGCGGACGGGAAGGTTCTCGAATCGCTCGCGACCGAATGGAGCCGCGTCGATGGCGAGAATGCCGTCATGTTCCAGCTTCGCGACGAAGTCACGTTCCACAACGGCGACGCCCTGACCGCAGAGGACGTTGCCTTCAGCATCAACCGCATCGTAAACGACGATGTCGGCTTTGCGAGCCCGCAATCAGACCAACTCGCGGGTGTCACCGGCGCAGAAGCGATGGACGGTGCGGTGAAGGTCACGAGCGACGGCCTCAACCCAATCGTCTTCTCTGAGTTTGCGACCTACTGCGACATCATGCAAAAGTCGTGGGTCGAAGCCCGCGAACAGGCAGACATCGCAGGCGACATGAACGGAACTGGTCCGTTCATGCTCGACTCGTACACCGAAGACGAGGAAGTCGCCCTCACTCGCTACGACGACTATTGGCAAGACACGGCCCCCGCGGCGTCGGTCACGTTCCGCGGCGCAGCAGAGTCGAGTACGCGCGTAAACCAACTGCTCGCAGGCGAGTCTGATATCGTCGTCAACGTGCCACCGCAAGAGGTCCAGCGCGTCAACAGCTCCGACAATGCGACCATCGCGGCCGCACCGAGTACGCGCGTCATCTTCAACGCGCTTCGCTACGACGTCGAACCGTTTTCGAGCAAAGCGTTCCGTCAGGCGCTCAACTACGCAGTTGACGTAGAAAGCATCAATCAGAACGTGCTCGACGGGTTCGCGGCTGCGACCAACCAGCCAACCCTGCCTGAGTTCGTTGGCTACAATCCAGACCTCCCCTCCTACGACTACGACCCAGAGCGCGCCGCAGAACTCGTCGAACAGTCCGGCCACGCGGGCGTCGAACTCGAACTTCATACTCCGGTTGGCCGCTACCTGAAAGACTTAGAAATCGCAGAGGCAGTCGCCGGCTTCGTCAACGACCTGCCGAACGTGTCGGTCACGGTTCGCCAGCGCGACTTCGGGTCGCTCGTGGACGAACTGCTCACGGGCAACATCGAAGACAAGCCACCGTGGTACCTCATCGGCTGGGGTGAGGCGACCTTCGACGGCGGCCTCGTGATGACGGCACTCCTGAAAAGCGACGGTGCGCTCACCACGTTCAGCAACGAACAACTCGACGAGTTGCTCACCCGCGCGGGCAACGAGTCGGGCGAGACGCGCGCCCAGACGCTCATGGAGGCAAACGCCGTGTGTAACGAAGAGGCACCGTGGGTGTATCTCAACCAGCAGTACAGCGTCTACGGTGTGAACAGCGCCTTGAACTGGGAGGCCCGCGCTGACGAACGCATCGACGCCTACGCGATTACGAAAAACTAG